Proteins found in one Triticum urartu cultivar G1812 chromosome 4, Tu2.1, whole genome shotgun sequence genomic segment:
- the LOC125554862 gene encoding cyclin-B1-2-like: MASGGGLMMKKELGETHDVLHFGANDSVRGDLAPAHPVQATIHKEAKFWDEKKFGTEAIYGSAFNIRRDLDAQILSRAMKFTGTTPSRVKKIHFQWSQYSLEFHFDDCQGQAHQRMDCGSMSKGTILDRQMSGLLLMQLLLLLINLSFHSLLLG, translated from the exons ATGGCGAGCGGCGGCGGTCTGATGATGAAGAAGGAGCTCGGCGAGACCCACGACGTCCTCCACTTTGGCGCCAACGACAGCGTCCGCGGCGACCTCGCGCCGGCGCACCCCGTCCAGGCCACCATCCACAAG GAGGCCAAGTTCTGGGACGAGAAGAAGTTTGGGACCGAGGCCATCTACGGATCGGCCTTCAACATCCGCAGGGATCTCGACGCCCAGATCCTCTCCAG AGCCATGAAGTTTACAGGCACTACTCCCAGCAGGGTTAAGAAAATCCATTTTCAATGGAGTCAATATTCTTTAGAATTTCATTTTGATGACTGTCAGGGTCAGGCGCACCAAAGGATGGACTGTGGTTCCATGTCCAAAGGGACAATACTGGACCGGCAGATGAGCGGGCTCTTGCTGATGCAACTCCTTCTGCTGCTCATCAACCTGTCGTTTCATTCTCTCCTCCTCGGCTAG